A window of the Cicer arietinum cultivar CDC Frontier isolate Library 1 chromosome 6, Cicar.CDCFrontier_v2.0, whole genome shotgun sequence genome harbors these coding sequences:
- the LOC101491053 gene encoding brassinosteroid-responsive RING protein 1 — protein sequence MGFPVGYTELLFPKLVLHLLSVFSFIRKLICAIFRFLGLHDFLEPDITWPDGSTRIPEFESVSALLIREILPVVKFMELVDPPESCAVCLTEFEENDEIRRLANCRHIFHRCCLDRWMGYDQRTCPLCRTPFIPDDMQSAFNERLWAASGIPEFHSDLSSF from the coding sequence ATGGGTTTTCCAGTAGGATACACAGAACTTCTCTTTCCAAAACTAGTTCTTCACCTTCTCTCCGTCTTTAGTTTCATACGAAAACTCATTTGCGCCATTTTTCGCTTTCTGGGTCTCCACGATTTCCTCGAACCCGACATTACATGGCCCGATGGGTCAACCCGAATACCCGAATTCGAATCCGTTTCAGCTCTTCTTATCCGAGAAATCCTCCCCGTTGTTAAGTTCATGGAATTGGTGGACCCACCCGAAAGTTGCGCCGTGTGTCTTACCGAGTTCGAGGAAAATGATGAGATCAGACGGTTAGCGAATTGTCGACACATTTTTCATCGATGTTGTTTGGACCGTTGGATGGGGTACGATCAGAGAACGTGTCCGTTATGTAGAACGCCTTTTATACCTGATGATATGCAAAGTGCTTTTAATGAGAGACTTTGGGCTGCTTCTGGGATCCCTGAATTTCACTCTGATCTTTCTTCTTTCTAA